Proteins co-encoded in one Streptomyces roseochromogenus subsp. oscitans DS 12.976 genomic window:
- a CDS encoding response regulator transcription factor has translation MNTTRAGRPALTRPDGTPLRVLVVDDDPDLAEVLTGALRYEGWEVRAAGDGASAVAGARELLPDAVVLDVMLPDTDGFAVLRRLHEVKPDVCVLFLTARDAVEDRIAGITAGGDDYVTKPFSLEEVVARLRGLLRRAGMTRHLEEGPRLTVGDLAMDEEAREVTRAGDLIELSPTEFELLRFLMRNPRRVLSKAQILDRVWSYDFGGRAHVVELYISYLRKKIDAGREPMIHTVRGSGYVLKPVTR, from the coding sequence ATGAACACCACCCGTGCCGGCCGCCCGGCCCTCACCCGACCCGACGGCACCCCGCTGCGCGTCCTGGTCGTCGATGACGACCCGGACCTCGCGGAAGTGCTCACCGGCGCCCTGCGCTACGAGGGCTGGGAGGTGCGAGCGGCAGGCGACGGCGCCTCGGCCGTGGCCGGCGCGCGCGAGCTGCTGCCCGACGCCGTCGTCCTGGACGTGATGCTCCCGGACACCGACGGCTTCGCCGTGCTGCGCCGGCTGCACGAGGTGAAGCCGGACGTCTGTGTGCTCTTCCTCACGGCCCGGGACGCGGTCGAGGACCGGATCGCGGGCATCACGGCGGGCGGCGACGACTATGTCACCAAGCCCTTCAGCCTGGAGGAGGTCGTGGCCCGGCTGCGCGGTCTGCTGCGCCGGGCGGGCATGACCCGGCATCTGGAGGAGGGGCCACGGCTGACTGTGGGCGACCTGGCGATGGACGAGGAGGCCCGCGAGGTCACCCGGGCCGGTGACCTGATCGAACTCTCCCCCACGGAGTTCGAGCTCCTCCGCTTCCTGATGCGCAACCCGCGCCGCGTGCTCAGCAAGGCGCAGATCCTCGACCGGGTCTGGTCCTACGACTTCGGCGGCCGGGCCCATGTGGTCGAGCTGTACATCTCCTACCTGCGCAAGAAGATAGACGCGGGCCGCGAGCCCATGATCCACACGGTGCGCGGGTCGGGCTACGTCCTGAAGCCGGTGACCAGGTGA
- a CDS encoding sensor histidine kinase: MTFLRRLPRPRTLRARLIAGLVVLLAISCAAVGVAAVVELNGFLTRRLDQQLQQAGPAFPQSLEHGTYKPSDYDGDEHGDTRRQAAETFGARLLGGQVTSAAVVPASDIQDPGITLTATDRAALAGLPVDGAGHTVRLSNLRDYRLMAWRGRDGDVLITGLPTEPVRAAVQRLELVAVVVFGLALTVAGVAGALWVRWSLRPLSRVAATATRVSELPLASGEVVLPPRAPDADPGGEVGRVAAAFNRMLGHVEDALTKRHASEERLRRFAADASHELRTPVASVRGHAELALLHPGPVPPEVTRALERITAESARMGEMVDDLLLLARLDAGRPLERHPVDLTHLVLDAVTDARATGPDHGWTLDLPEDPVTVPGDAHRLQQVLANLLANARLHTPVGTKVTVTLEAGTDSVLLSVHDDGPGVPEEVRPTVFERFTRADHRRPTGTSGSGAGLGLSIVAAVTEAHGGSVGLESRPGTTTFRVTLPT, from the coding sequence GTGACGTTCCTACGGCGGCTGCCCCGCCCTCGCACCCTGCGCGCCCGGCTCATCGCCGGTCTGGTCGTGCTCCTCGCGATCAGCTGTGCCGCGGTCGGCGTGGCGGCCGTCGTCGAGCTGAACGGCTTTCTCACCCGCCGGCTCGACCAGCAGCTCCAGCAGGCCGGTCCGGCCTTTCCGCAGAGCCTGGAGCACGGCACCTACAAGCCGTCGGACTATGACGGCGACGAGCACGGCGACACCCGCCGCCAGGCCGCCGAGACGTTCGGCGCCCGCCTGCTGGGCGGCCAGGTCACCAGCGCGGCCGTGGTGCCAGCCAGCGACATTCAGGACCCCGGCATCACCCTGACCGCCACCGACCGCGCGGCCCTGGCCGGGCTTCCGGTGGACGGCGCGGGCCACACCGTGCGCCTGTCGAACCTGCGCGACTACCGGCTGATGGCGTGGCGCGGCAGGGACGGCGACGTACTGATCACGGGGCTGCCGACGGAGCCGGTACGGGCCGCCGTGCAACGCCTCGAACTGGTCGCGGTGGTCGTCTTCGGCTTGGCCCTGACCGTCGCCGGTGTGGCCGGGGCGCTGTGGGTGCGCTGGTCGCTGCGCCCGCTGAGCCGCGTCGCCGCCACCGCCACCCGGGTCAGCGAGCTGCCACTGGCCAGCGGCGAGGTGGTGCTGCCGCCGCGCGCTCCGGACGCCGACCCGGGCGGCGAGGTCGGCCGGGTGGCGGCCGCCTTCAACCGCATGCTGGGCCATGTCGAGGACGCCCTGACCAAACGCCACGCCAGCGAGGAGCGGCTGCGCCGCTTCGCCGCCGACGCGAGCCACGAGCTGCGCACCCCGGTCGCCTCCGTGCGCGGTCACGCCGAGCTGGCCCTGCTCCACCCGGGCCCGGTGCCGCCGGAGGTGACCCGCGCCCTGGAACGCATCACGGCCGAGTCCGCCCGCATGGGCGAGATGGTCGACGACCTGCTCCTGCTGGCCCGCCTCGACGCCGGCCGCCCCTTGGAGCGGCACCCCGTCGACCTGACCCACCTGGTGCTGGACGCGGTCACCGACGCCCGCGCCACCGGCCCCGACCACGGCTGGACGCTGGACCTGCCCGAGGACCCGGTGACGGTGCCGGGTGACGCCCATCGACTCCAACAGGTGTTGGCCAACCTGTTGGCCAACGCGCGTTTGCACACGCCCGTTGGCACCAAGGTGACGGTGACCCTGGAAGCTGGCACCGACTCGGTCCTCCTCTCCGTCCACGACGACGGCCCCGGTGTCCCCGAAGAGGTCCGGCCCACCGTCTTCGAACGCTTCACCCGAGCCGACCATCGCCGCCCCACCGGCACCTCGGGCTCCGGTGCGGGCCTGGGCCTGTCGATCGTGGCGGCGGTGACGGAGGCGCACGGGGGGAGCGTGGGCCTGGAGAGCAGACCGGGGACCACGACATTCAGGGTCACTTTGCCGACTTGA